Within the Solibacillus silvestris genome, the region CATTCGGTATAGAACATCCTTACTTAGTACCAAACGGAATTAGTTTAGAAGACTATCCCAAAAATTTCGCTGAAAAAGATATAAGAAATGAATTAAAAATACCGGAAGATGCCACCATTCTTCTTTATGCAAGCAGAATTACATGGGCTAAGGCGCATGTTTGTTCCATTTTTTTAAGAGCTTGCAAGGATTTAAAAGTAGGTGAAATTCCTAACCTTCATGTCATAGTGGTAGGCGATGGAAACAAGTTGGATGAAATTACATCTTTAGCTCGAACAATTGAGGGAATTTGCGGTGAGGCTTTTATCCATATAGTAGGAGAACAAAATAATATGCACCCCTATTATTCAATTGCAGATTGTGTAGTTGGCACGGGGCGAGTAGCATTAGAGGCGATGGCTTCGGAAAAGCAAGTGGTTGCAGTAGGGAACCATGGTTATTTCGGTATTGTGGATACTAACAATTTTCAAGAAGCATGGAGTCATTATTTTGGAGATCACGGTTCAAAGGCTGTTTGCAATAGACATCAATTAAGTGATGATCTAAAAAAAATTTTAAGAGATACAGAGCAGCTCAGACATAATGGAATAAAAGCCAGAGAGATCATCGAGGAAATGTTTAACATTCAGACGATTGTAAAAAAGATTTTAAAAATCTACTCTCAACAAACGAAAATAAGGTGGGATGGAATAAAAAATATATTATATATAGGCTGGATCGGCTTTAATAATTTGGGTGATGAACTATTGTGGAATATGTTTAAAGATACATGTGCCAAATATTTAGACGTGGGAAAATTCACAATTAAGCCATCACTACCAGGTACTGATTTAAAAAATCTTGATGAATTTGATATGGTTGTATTAGGTGGAGGCTCCCTCTTCTTGCCCGGCTATCTTCAAATTCTCCAAGACGCCATTCATAGAGGAAAATCAGTACTCATTTGGGGAGCAGGAATAGATTGGATTGAAGAACCAACGTTAGGCTTACTGTTAAATGATCAATTGACTTCCTTAAACCCAAGCTTTACACAAAAAGATGTGGATGTACTAGAAGAGGTTTTAGAACATGCGCTTTTTGTAGGGGTCAGAGGTCCCTTAACTAAAAAGGCCATTGAACTTATGGTGGGCAATGAGATATCTGCAAAAGTAAAAGTGATTGGCGATCCTGCCTTACTATTGCAAAATACACATTTATTGCAAACTCCAGAAAAAGAAAAAATAATCGGTATCAATTGGGGAACAACATATAATCGTTTATACGGCGCAAATGAAGAATCAGTAGAAGAACAGTTGGTTGAAACGGCGAAGAGATTAATTAACAAAGGATATAAAATATTGATTTACACAGTGTGGACTGACGATATCCTACATTGCGAAAGACTTTACAATAAAATTAATGATCCGGACAATGTAGTACTAGACAAAAACCTTTATACCGAACAGCAATTGATCACTCAATTATCAAGGTGTAAAGCAACGATTAACTTCAAGCTATATGCCAACATTCTATCTCTGATAGCAAATGTCCCCTCTATCCCATTAGGCTATCGGTTTAAAGTTTTTGATTTCGCTGCATTATTAGGGTTACCGCACTTAGTCGTTTCTACAAGTTCTCAACAATTAACAGATGACCTGTTAGAACGCATCATAATGATTGAAAAAAACGAATTAGAGCCAGTAAAACAATATAACACAATCCAACAAAAATATATTTCTCTTTTGGAATCACCCTTCACAAAAAAATAATATGAACTTTTCAATTCATTTAAATTCCATTTAAATAAGACTCCTACCTCCAACAAATCTAACACATGTCGCAAAATGGTTAGTTTATGTTTGTTACCCATTTTAAGGGGTCTTATTTTTTATAAAATCTAAGTGGACGAACATATGCAAATGTCTTCCCGTTGCTATCTGCTGCAATTATTCCCACCTCATAAAATCCCTGTTCTTAAGACAAACTAAACCAAAATAAAGAGAAGGTGTTGTGCAAAAAACATGAATAAACCTTTCATCCCTCAGCTTGTTTATTTTGAACCGAAAGCATTGGACTATCCGCTTGGCAAAGAACTAAAAGAAAAGTTTGAAGCGTTAGGCATTGAGATACGGTATACAACTTCCCATAATCAAATACGGGACTTTCCCGGAGAAAATGATTTGCAAAAGTATCGAATTGCAAAATCCACTCTTGTCGTTGGTATTCGCAAAACGTTGAAGTTTGATACGTCCAAGCCTTCCGCAGAATATGCTATTCCGCTTGCTACAGGTTGTATGGGGCACTGCCATTATTGCTATTTACAGACAACAATGGGAAGCAAACCGTATATTCGCACATATGTGAATGTCGAGGAAATATTTGAAGCGGCTGACCGGTATATTGAAGAACGTGCACCTGAAATTACAAGGTTTGAAGCAGCCTGTACTTCCGATATTGTAGGTTTGGATCACTTAACCCATTCATTAAAGAAGGCGATAGAGCATTTTGGTCAAACCGAGCTGGGCAGGTTAAGGTTTGTCACAAAGTTTCATCATGTTGATCATTTACTCGATGCTAAACATAATGGTCATACGAGATTTCGTTTTAGTATTAACGCGGATTATGTTATAAGAAATTTTGAACCAGGTACATCCTCGCTTGCCCAGCGTATTGAGGCAGCCGGGAAAGTAGCGAGAGCGGGCTATCCGCTTGGGTTTATCGTAGCACCGATTTATCTTCATGACGGTTGGCAGGAAGGTTACTATCATATGTTTGAACGACTTGACGCCGAACTCCCCCAAGACGTTCGGGAAGATATTACATTCGAATTTATTCAGCACCGTTTTACAAAGGCTGCTAAAAATGTGATTAATAAAAACTACCCGAAGACGAAGCTAAAGCTGGACGAATCAGCAAGACGAGTGAAGTGGGGAAAATACGGAATCAGTAAGTATATTTACCAAAAGGACGAAGAAGATGAAATGAAAGAAACACTCTACAGCTACATGGGAAAATTTTTTCCAAATGCAAAGCTGGAATATTTCACTTAATGCAAAAATAAAAGCAGACATTCATTTTTGAACTGTCTGCTTCTTATATTTAACGGTTTTTTAATTATTATTTAGTAAAATCAATTTTCTTTTGCAATAAATAAATTGTGACGCCGCCTACTAGCATTGAAAAGGCTTCCCCCACTGCTACCATTCCGTACGTTGGCCAAAATGGCATATCAAAAACGACCATCAGCTGTGCTGCCACTGTAAACATGGATGCTGTAAAAATAACTCCGGTTACAATAATTTTCAACACTAAGTTTTTCATATTTTTTGTAACGATACGGCATATTACTAACACAATCAGTGTAGCGATCCCGCCTACCGGTACATCAACCCACCACATCGGGGAAAAGAAGTTTGCAATGACCACACCTAATGTTACTGCTACTATGTAACGTTTATGGAACAGAACTAAATAGTTAAACATCTCCGACAGCCTTAATTGTACGGCTCCGAAACTTATGACAGCCAAAACAAGCGTCACTGCTACATAAAGAGAAGCAACGATCGCAACTTTAGCTGTTTCATGCACGTTGACACGTGATGATGAAACAGAATTTTCCATTATTTAATTTCCTCCTTTATAAAATAGCTAGTTGCTATTTTACTGATAACTATGACCAAAGGAGCATGGGTGCTAGTACCCTGCCAAAGTGCCATAGTGTGATTTTGCACCAATTCATTATGGAGTAAATATTAAATAATGGCAATACTTTATTTGTTCATCCATCCACCATCGACCGGTAATATTGTTGCATGCATATAATCGCTTGCTTCACTCGCTAAAAATAACGTAACATTTGCAACTTCTTCCGGCTTTGCCCATCGACCAGCCGGTGTTTGCTCTGCAACTAATTTCGCCATTTCTCCTGACCCTTCAAAATCGGCCGCATTCATTGGTGTTTCAATCGCTCCCGGTGCAATTCCATTCACACGTATACCTTCCTTACAATAATCATAGGAAAGCTGCTTTGTATAACCGATTACAGCATGTTTGGATGCCGTATATGCCGCTCCCCCGCCACCAGCTACCATTCCTGCGATGGACGCCATATTTACGATAATACCGCGCTTTTGTTTGAGCATTTTCTTTAATACTGCGTTAGTTACAATGAACATCCCTTTTACATTCACGTTAAAGATTTTGTCCCATAGTGCTTCTTCTGTCTCCAGTGACGGAGCATAACCATCAAGTACGCCGGCTGTATTGCATAAAATATCAATAGACTTTAATTGTCCAATCGTTTCTTCAATAAATTGGTTATCCGCTACACTTCCTACATAGTGATGATACTTATCGTCTGTTATAGCTGCTTTCTGAATATCGATACCAACAACAGTGGCCCCTTCTGTTAAAAAGGCAGCTGCCTGTGCACGACCAATCCCGGATGCGGCCCCCGTTATGACGACCACTTTATTTTCAAATCGGTTTCCCACTGTATTCCCTCCAAAAAAAGAACTGACTTGTATAAAACAAGCCAGCGTAAATTTCTTATAGAACAATTTCCCAATCATCCGCTAAAATATCACAAACTGTCGGTGTAAACATTGTATATCCTTCACCAGTTACATTAATAACAAAGTACGGGTTCATGTCCAAGTCATCCAATGTAGTCGCCGGCACATATTTTACATATAGTTCAGCACCGCCCCAGCCTTTACGGATTATTTTTTCTCCATTTTTTAAACGCGGCAGAATCTCTTCAAATGTCATATTCATCTTCCTTTATGTATTCATATTTCTTACACATATTATAACAATAAGTTAGGAAAATCACATGCACCGGGTACCAAAATGATATCCCGGTGCACCACATCCTTATGTTCCTCTATGCTTTGTTACTTCTTTCGGCGGGTTATTATGAATTACTTGATTAAACTCTTTTGAATACTCCTCACGACGATTCGTATCCTTTGTTTCCTTTTTATCCTTTTTGAAGCTTGTTTTACTTTTTTTCGCCAACTTATTTCACCTCCGAAAACGAATTGGATTCTTATTTATTTTGCGTAAAATTAATGAATGTATGCTGTAATCAAATAAACACCAATTTATTTATATGAAGACAATTTTTAGCGCTTTGTATCCAGATAATTTTACGGGAAAATATTAAAACTTTTTTGTATAAAAAAAAATATTTGACCTATACTATTAAAGATTTCACTTCAAATCTAAGTGACTGGAGGGTTAACCCGATGAGTGCGAAAGATCAATCTCAAAAGGACCAACAAAAACTGAATAAGCTTACACAGAGTATTTTTGGAGTAATCTAAAATTAATCTGAAAGCGAGGCAGTGTGTCATGGAGGATCATAAGTGGTAATCAAAAAAAGAACCTGGAATTAAAACTCCAGGTTCTTTCTTATTTTTTTGCTTAAAAGTTGCCCTACCAAGTGTGACAGATGGGATACATCATATTTTTTTAAAAAACTTTTTCGATTAACGTTTAAAAAATTAAATACGGCCTATACTATTAAAGATTTCACTTCAAATCTAAGTGACTGGAGGGTTAACCCGATGAGTGCGAATGATCAATCTCAAAAGGACCATCAAGAACTGAATATGCTTAAACAGAATATTTTTGGAGCAATCTAAAATTTAATCTGAAAGCGAGGCAGTGTGTCATGGAGGAGCAAAAGTGATAATCATAAAAAGAACCTGGAATTAAAAATCCAGGTTTTTTCTTATTTTGTTCACTAACGTTCTATCCCTGCAATACCAAATCCACCTGGACCTGCATGAGTTGAAATCATCGCTCCGGCCTGTACCCAACTTACATTCTCGAAACCGTTTTCCTTCGCGACTTCATCCAAACGTTCTTTAATACGTTCATCAAGTCCTATCGAGTAAATTAAATATAACTGTTTACGATCGATATCGTATTCATTGAAATAATCGTTCATAAGCTTTTCTGCCACACTATCCATTTTGCCACGGTATTTTCTAGTTGAAACAAGTTTACCCTCTTTTAACTCGATGCAAGGCTTTATTTTAAGCAATGCGCCACCGATATATGCGAGATTACTCACCCGTCCCCCGGCTTTTAAAAAGTCTAAACTTCCTGGCAAGAAAGCCAGTCTTGTTTTAGGAACAATTGAATTGATTTTTTCAATTAAGTACTCATGGCTAATCTCAGGTTCTTCTTCAAGCAAATTTGCTGCATACATCACCACTGCACCTAATCCACCCGTTACATTTAACGTATCAATGAGATAAAGATCGTCAAAATCTTCTGCTGCAATTACCGCACTTTGAAAGGAAGCAGATGCTTTTGACGTATAGCCAATGTGAATAATAATGCTTTCAGGAAACTTCAATCGAATATTTGTAAACAAATCATGGTATTCATGGACATTCGTCGCAGCTGTAGAGGGAATTGTTTTCGACCGGTCATAAAATTGAAAAACTTCATCTACAGATAGCTTACCATCCAAGTAATCTTTTCCATCCATAATAACGTGCATCGGTACTACTTGAATTTGATGTTTTTCAACTAGGTCCTTCGGTAAATCCGCGCCACTCTCAGTCGATAAAATAATTCTCTTCATTGTACCTTCCTTTCAAAAGCGCAGTCACTGCTGCAATCTTTTTTGCGTATTCACCTTAAATATACACTAAAAAGGAAGTGCGGGAAGCACAACTTTTAGAATGAGTGTTGTATAAATGACATATAGTAAAAACGAAGTGCGAATAAGGCTATTCGCATTGATAATTGGAGGGCATCAAATTTTTATTGCCGTAAAATTGGCATCGAACAGCATCTGAATGAGCCGCCAGATTTAATAATTTCCGAGAAATCAACTTCCAGCACTTCATAACCATGCTGTTTCATTTGATAATTCACATCACGATTAATCGGCAAGCTCAACACACGGTTTTGTCCAATAGAAAGCACATTCGTCCCCATTGAAAACTGCTCGGTTTCACTTACTTCGATCAAATGATACATACTCGACAAAAGATTGACTATTTTTGGTTCGAACGCTTCCGGAAAAATAAGAGCATCTTCTGATGAGAGAATATTGAATACACAGTCTAAATGTAAATATTTTGGGTTAAACGGTATCGGAATAATTTCATAATCGGGTAATTCTTTTTGTAAATTTTGAATTGCTTTTTTGCATGTACGATCACTAATTCCGACAAAGACCCTATTGCCATCAACAATCACATCGCCACCTTCAATTGAATGTAAAGAAAGGTTTTTATAAGCAATTTTATTGTTGTTCAGCCATTGAGCCAATACTTCCTCTTCACCTTGACGGATGGGATTGGCCATTTCAGAAACAAACAAGTGATTTCCAATTGTAAAACCAATATCTCTTGTAAATACTTGTTCCGGATGGTCTTTACTAGGCGGCAGTTTAATTATTTCTACACCGGCATTACGTAACGCTTGCTCAAAGTTTCGGTGCTGCTTAACGGCAAGTTCTTGATCAATATTATCATCTTCATATTTTTTTTGAACATCATTTATCACTTCTTTAATTTCCATATATTCAGGCTCGCATAATACGACTTGTTTTAAAATTCCATATTCGCTTTGACATTGTACGTTAGATTTATTTGAAACTGTTTTAACCATAAGTCATCCTCCAAATTTTCAATTCACCTTTATACCATTCCCTAATTTCTCGATTTCATAAACTATTTCCGATCATTACTAGGTGAATGCTGTTGTTTCAGGAATTTTCCGTTGGGGTATGGACTAGCAATAAAAATTAAAATTAGGCGAAGAACATCAATGGAGGAGATTAAATGATTACGAAAAGGCAGGCACTATTAACAAAAGAGGATTTCCACAATCGAACAGACTTGCCAAGTTGGCTGTATAGCGAATATGAAACTTTTCATAATACAGTAACGGATAAAACATTCCCATGCTTTTTTGGGATGAGCGGCGAACTAAAAGGCGAACTCCGTTATGCATATATTACACAGGACGACTGGAGTAATCTGCCTCAAGCAGTTGAAGGTTTTTTAGATTTGTTTAAACAGCCCAATTATAAAAGACACGGTCTCTTTGTTTTTGTGGAGCCTTTTGAACAAGAAGGTGCTCTAGATGATTACCGCAAACAGTTTTGGGATATCCTTCAGTACCTGCATACGGTCGATAAAGTAGAATGGCCGGAAAACAGTCCTCGTGATCCGGATCATTACTTGTGGGATTTTCATTTCGCTGGAGAGCCGATCTTTGTGTTTGGAAATGCTCCCGCATATAAGAAGCGCAAAACCCGCCATCTAGGAAATGCAATGGTACTTGGATTTCAGCCCCGTAAAATATTCCAAGGTTTAGAGGGTACTGAAAAAGGCGGGATTATGTCGAGGGAGAAAGTGCGGAAACGTGTGGAAGTTTGGGATCAGCTTCCGAAGCATCCTGATATCGGCCACTTTGGAGATCCGACACATAACGAATGGAAACAATCCTTTATCGGTGATGACATAGTGCCAATTCAAGGAAAATGCCCTTTCCAGCATAAATCATTACTATAAGTTTATAGTTCAAAACAAAAGAACGAATCCACTGGAAGATTCGTTCTTTTGATATTCGGACTAACCCTGTCTTTTTGACCGAAAAAACATAATAAGCGCAAATAAAAACATAAAAAAAGTGATAATCCATACTAAAAAAAATACTAATCCCAACCCGATATTCGCATCCTGATAATCCATAATTTTATTATCGATTAATGTCCACGTTAATAATACAAGGGCTGCAATACCGATGAAGCTGACTATCATTCTGGAAAGTCCTTTACTTATATAATAGCTGAAAATAAGTAAAGCGATTAAAAGAAAATAAGTTAGTGCTGATAACCATACAATTTTATCCATACTGTATCTACCCCTCAACAATCGAAACATTTACTAACGTTCTAATCCGGCAACCCCAAACCCACCTGGACCAGCATGCGTAGATATTCCCGCTCCGGCTTGCATCCATTTCACATTTTTGAATCCTTTCCCTCTTGCAATTTCAACCATCCGATTTTTAATACTTTCATCAAGTCCAATAGAGTAAATCAAAAATAGCAGTTTTCTATCAATATTATATTCATTTAAAAAATCCCGCATAAACTTTTCTGCTACAATACTCATCTTCCCGCGATAGTTTCTTATTGGAACAAGTTTCCCATCCTTTAATTCAATACAAGGCTTTATTTTCAACAATGCTCCACCAAGATAAACTAGATTACTTACCCTTCCACCCGCTTTCAAAAAGTCGAGACTGCCTGGAAGAATCGCAAGCCTTGTTTTCGGAACAAAGGATTCTATTTTCTCTATTAAACGATTATGGTCAATGGAAGGTTCATGTTCAAGCAAAATGGCCGCATACATGACGATTGCAGCTAATCCCCCTGTTATATTTAATGAATCAACAAGGAAAAGGTCGTCAAATTCTTTTGCAGCAATGACCGCACTTTGAAAAGTGACGGATGCTTTTGATGTACAACCAATGTGAATAATGAGACTATCCGGAAAATCCGATCTGATTTTTGAAAAGAAATCATGATACTCCTGTACATTAGTTGCTGCAGTAGATGGGATTTTCTTAGTGCGATTATAATATTCAAAAACTTCTTCTACAGATAGCTCTCCGTCCAAATAATCTTTTCCATCCATAATGATGTGCATGGGAGCTACTTGAATTTGATATTTTTCAACGAGTTCTTTCGGTAAATCTGCTCCACTGTCAGTTGATAAAATAATCTTTCTCATCGTATACACCTTCCACTTTACGCAGCCATTTCTGCGTACTTATTATTTTTATCTATAGTTATTACTGTAATATAAACTTACTTATAGATTAATTGAACCTCTACTATATTTATATGTAAGAGTTAGATTAGCATTACCTTGTTATGACATGCTCAATAGAAAAAAACGAATTCTTTTTCAAAAATTCGTTTTGTAATTTTAGTACTCATAATTTTTTGTTCTACTTCTAATTTAAAAACGTTTCTCAGTAAGATCAACATTTACAGAAACTGCCGCTTTATTTCCTCTGGCAGCCGAAATCATTAAGGAAGACGGTCGGGCTGTCTCGGTTTCTCCTGCAATATAAACATTTTTTTCAGATGTTCTGCCAACGCCATCTGTTATAACTTTTCCATTTTCATGTATTTCACACCCTAACATTTCCACTAGTTTATTAGGACGGTAATAGGTCGGCGCTACAAAACCATATGAACGCTTTACTGTTTCTCCTGACTCAAATTCTATTTTTTCTAAATAGCCGTCATTACCAATTAAAGTTTTTATTTGATCCTCAATTATTTTGATCTTTCGTCTTTCTAACTGCGACACCGCCTCTTTCGATAGTTTAAGGCCATTCGTTAGAACAACTAAATCTTTTGACCAGTTATAAATTAGTTTAGTTAAATGCATTACATGATCTTCTTTTTCCGCGATCACAACTAAAGGTTTATCCCGCTGTTCCCAACCATCGCAGTAAGGGCAGCTAAATAAACTTTTCCCATAATAGTTTCTTATGCTCGGTATGAAAAAAACCTCTTGAATTCCTGTAGCCAATATAATTTTTTCTGTCACATACTCCTGCTTGTTAGACGCTTTGACAGTAAATCTTTCATTATCTGTGTCCTTAATTATTTCAGTAACGGTTGCATTCACATAGGATACCGATGGATAGTTATCCAATTCTTGCAATCCCATTTCTCTGAACTCCTGTGGATTTGTCCGATCCCGCGTAATAAATCCACGGGCCTCATCTGTCACGCGATTGCGATTCGTTTTATCATCGATTAATACAATCTCTCTCCTAGCTCTACCTAAAACTAAACTCGCACTTAATCCTGCCGGTCCGCCGCCGATAATAATACAATCCAATACATCCACTTTTTTTCACCCACTTAATTTGTTTCTAATTTCATTAAATTCCCAGTATTTATATAGAAAAAACATCAATAATTCTTTATGCCCTATCTTGGATATTTTGAACCAAAAAACCAGAAGTATCCTTTAGTAAAAAATTTTCTATAAAATATTTAATGAATAGTAAAATAAATCAAAAAATTATAACTTTTAAATATATATTATAATTTACTGAAAAATTAATAGACAAAAGTCCCGTGATAATATATCCTTAATTCGTCTTCAAACCCCTCATTTTGGGAATGAAAGTAAATACATAGGTAAAAGGTAGATGTAAAACATGAATATATTCAGTAATT harbors:
- a CDS encoding glycosyl transferase — its product is MTKKRILLAVDAFYIGGTETHVLSLAKELIQNNIFVAIVANKTGNLINSYEALNCPIYHIEFPKSITLEKTYETELIKQIELIIETENISHVHIHQTSSGYLAGKAAKNRDIPTIITIHGTYYPNHEIEELLKLSDEVICVSPPLCDYVKTFGIEHPYLVPNGISLEDYPKNFAEKDIRNELKIPEDATILLYASRITWAKAHVCSIFLRACKDLKVGEIPNLHVIVVGDGNKLDEITSLARTIEGICGEAFIHIVGEQNNMHPYYSIADCVVGTGRVALEAMASEKQVVAVGNHGYFGIVDTNNFQEAWSHYFGDHGSKAVCNRHQLSDDLKKILRDTEQLRHNGIKAREIIEEMFNIQTIVKKILKIYSQQTKIRWDGIKNILYIGWIGFNNLGDELLWNMFKDTCAKYLDVGKFTIKPSLPGTDLKNLDEFDMVVLGGGSLFLPGYLQILQDAIHRGKSVLIWGAGIDWIEEPTLGLLLNDQLTSLNPSFTQKDVDVLEEVLEHALFVGVRGPLTKKAIELMVGNEISAKVKVIGDPALLLQNTHLLQTPEKEKIIGINWGTTYNRLYGANEESVEEQLVETAKRLINKGYKILIYTVWTDDILHCERLYNKINDPDNVVLDKNLYTEQQLITQLSRCKATINFKLYANILSLIANVPSIPLGYRFKVFDFAALLGLPHLVVSTSSQQLTDDLLERIIMIEKNELEPVKQYNTIQQKYISLLESPFTKK
- a CDS encoding spore photoproduct lyase, yielding MNKPFIPQLVYFEPKALDYPLGKELKEKFEALGIEIRYTTSHNQIRDFPGENDLQKYRIAKSTLVVGIRKTLKFDTSKPSAEYAIPLATGCMGHCHYCYLQTTMGSKPYIRTYVNVEEIFEAADRYIEERAPEITRFEAACTSDIVGLDHLTHSLKKAIEHFGQTELGRLRFVTKFHHVDHLLDAKHNGHTRFRFSINADYVIRNFEPGTSSLAQRIEAAGKVARAGYPLGFIVAPIYLHDGWQEGYYHMFERLDAELPQDVREDITFEFIQHRFTKAAKNVINKNYPKTKLKLDESARRVKWGKYGISKYIYQKDEEDEMKETLYSYMGKFFPNAKLEYFT
- a CDS encoding NAD(P)-dependent dehydrogenase; this translates as MGNRFENKVVVITGAASGIGRAQAAAFLTEGATVVGIDIQKAAITDDKYHHYVGSVADNQFIEETIGQLKSIDILCNTAGVLDGYAPSLETEEALWDKIFNVNVKGMFIVTNAVLKKMLKQKRGIIVNMASIAGMVAGGGGAAYTASKHAVIGYTKQLSYDYCKEGIRVNGIAPGAIETPMNAADFEGSGEMAKLVAEQTPAGRWAKPEEVANVTLFLASEASDYMHATILPVDGGWMNK
- a CDS encoding EDD domain protein, whose product is MKRIILSTESGADLPKDLVEKHQIQVVPMHVIMDGKDYLDGKLSVDEVFQFYDRSKTIPSTAATNVHEYHDLFTNIRLKFPESIIIHIGYTSKASASFQSAVIAAEDFDDLYLIDTLNVTGGLGAVVMYAANLLEEEPEISHEYLIEKINSIVPKTRLAFLPGSLDFLKAGGRVSNLAYIGGALLKIKPCIELKEGKLVSTRKYRGKMDSVAEKLMNDYFNEYDIDRKQLYLIYSIGLDERIKERLDEVAKENGFENVSWVQAGAMISTHAGPGGFGIAGIER
- a CDS encoding YqcI/YcgG family protein; this encodes MITKRQALLTKEDFHNRTDLPSWLYSEYETFHNTVTDKTFPCFFGMSGELKGELRYAYITQDDWSNLPQAVEGFLDLFKQPNYKRHGLFVFVEPFEQEGALDDYRKQFWDILQYLHTVDKVEWPENSPRDPDHYLWDFHFAGEPIFVFGNAPAYKKRKTRHLGNAMVLGFQPRKIFQGLEGTEKGGIMSREKVRKRVEVWDQLPKHPDIGHFGDPTHNEWKQSFIGDDIVPIQGKCPFQHKSLL
- a CDS encoding potassium transporter Kef; protein product: MDKIVWLSALTYFLLIALLIFSYYISKGLSRMIVSFIGIAALVLLTWTLIDNKIMDYQDANIGLGLVFFLVWIITFFMFLFALIMFFRSKRQG
- a CDS encoding EDD domain protein translates to MRKIILSTDSGADLPKELVEKYQIQVAPMHIIMDGKDYLDGELSVEEVFEYYNRTKKIPSTAATNVQEYHDFFSKIRSDFPDSLIIHIGCTSKASVTFQSAVIAAKEFDDLFLVDSLNITGGLAAIVMYAAILLEHEPSIDHNRLIEKIESFVPKTRLAILPGSLDFLKAGGRVSNLVYLGGALLKIKPCIELKDGKLVPIRNYRGKMSIVAEKFMRDFLNEYNIDRKLLFLIYSIGLDESIKNRMVEIARGKGFKNVKWMQAGAGISTHAGPGGFGVAGLER
- a CDS encoding thioredoxin reductase, which produces MDVLDCIIIGGGPAGLSASLVLGRARREIVLIDDKTNRNRVTDEARGFITRDRTNPQEFREMGLQELDNYPSVSYVNATVTEIIKDTDNERFTVKASNKQEYVTEKIILATGIQEVFFIPSIRNYYGKSLFSCPYCDGWEQRDKPLVVIAEKEDHVMHLTKLIYNWSKDLVVLTNGLKLSKEAVSQLERRKIKIIEDQIKTLIGNDGYLEKIEFESGETVKRSYGFVAPTYYRPNKLVEMLGCEIHENGKVITDGVGRTSEKNVYIAGETETARPSSLMISAARGNKAAVSVNVDLTEKRF